Proteins encoded together in one Acidobacteriota bacterium window:
- a CDS encoding N-acetylneuraminate synthase family protein, with protein sequence MTLEITIGGRKVGPAHVPLVVAEIGINHEGSLEVAREMVDAAARAGVEVVKHQTHVVEDEMSGAAKQVVPGNATVSIYEIMRRCALSEDDERALKAYVESKGMVFMSTPFSRAAADRLERMNVAAYKIGSGECNNYPLLKHIASFGKPTILSTGMNTIASVAKAVAIFEQAGTPCALLHTTNLYPTPPSLVRLGAMVELGKAFPNVVIGLSDHTTDNIACIGAMALGASIVERHFTDHMYRVGPDIVCSMDEVHCRELIEAAHTLHAELGGTKGPVKEEQVTMDFAFATVVTIQPVKAGEAFTTQNLWVKRPGTGAIPAERYEELLGKTATRDIPTDTHLSENDY encoded by the coding sequence GTGACCCTAGAAATCACCATCGGCGGCCGCAAGGTCGGCCCCGCACATGTGCCGCTTGTCGTGGCCGAGATTGGCATCAACCACGAGGGCAGCCTCGAAGTGGCGCGCGAGATGGTGGATGCCGCAGCGCGCGCCGGGGTCGAAGTCGTCAAGCACCAGACGCACGTCGTCGAAGACGAGATGAGCGGGGCGGCGAAGCAGGTGGTGCCGGGCAATGCCACCGTCTCGATCTACGAGATCATGCGGCGGTGCGCGCTGTCTGAAGACGATGAGCGGGCGCTGAAGGCGTATGTCGAGTCGAAGGGCATGGTCTTCATGAGCACGCCCTTCTCGCGCGCGGCGGCGGATCGCCTCGAACGCATGAACGTGGCCGCGTACAAGATCGGATCGGGCGAGTGCAACAACTACCCGTTGCTCAAGCACATTGCCTCGTTCGGCAAGCCCACCATTCTCAGCACGGGCATGAACACCATCGCGAGCGTGGCCAAGGCCGTTGCTATCTTCGAGCAGGCCGGTACGCCGTGCGCGTTGCTCCACACCACCAACCTGTATCCCACGCCGCCGAGCTTGGTGCGCCTGGGCGCCATGGTGGAACTGGGTAAGGCGTTCCCCAACGTGGTGATCGGCCTGTCGGATCACACCACCGACAACATTGCCTGCATTGGCGCCATGGCGCTCGGCGCCTCGATCGTCGAGCGCCACTTCACCGATCACATGTACCGCGTGGGTCCCGACATCGTCTGCTCGATGGACGAAGTGCACTGCCGCGAGCTGATCGAGGCCGCGCACACGCTGCACGCAGAACTGGGCGGCACCAAGGGGCCGGTGAAGGAAGAGCAGGTGACCATGGACTTCGCGTTCGCGACGGTGGTCACCATTCAGCCGGTCAAGGCCGGCGAGGCGTTTACCACGCAGAACCTGTGGGTGAAGCGCCCCGGCACGGGCGCCATTCCGGCAGAGCGCTACGAAGAGCTGCTCGGCAAGACCGCCACCCGCGACATCCCAACGGACACCCATCTTTCGGAGAACGACTACTAA
- a CDS encoding type II toxin-antitoxin system PemK/MazF family toxin, whose amino-acid sequence MTFEPLDVVRVPFPFTDRQTSKNRPALVVSATAAFNQPSGHSVMAMITSATHAPWPLDCPIGDLDAAGLPAASVIRWKLFTLDNQLIRGVLGRLSHADAATAKAALVQMLAW is encoded by the coding sequence GTGACCTTTGAACCCCTGGACGTGGTCCGCGTCCCCTTTCCCTTCACCGATCGCCAGACCTCGAAAAACCGGCCGGCATTGGTCGTTTCAGCAACCGCAGCCTTCAACCAGCCTTCCGGTCACTCGGTGATGGCGATGATCACCTCCGCGACCCACGCCCCGTGGCCACTTGATTGCCCGATCGGCGACCTGGACGCCGCCGGACTGCCCGCCGCCTCGGTTATTCGCTGGAAGCTGTTCACGCTAGATAATCAGTTGATACGCGGCGTGCTGGGCCGGCTGAGCCATGCAGATGCCGCAACCGCCAAGGCGGCACTTGTGCAAATGTTAGCGTGGTAG
- a CDS encoding AbrB/MazE/SpoVT family DNA-binding domain-containing protein, translating into MSTIAKVTAKGQTTIPQEVRVALEIKPGDLLLWETDDKGGATVRRVEPLDLAYLRGVEGTLGEWSSQEDEAAYSDL; encoded by the coding sequence ATGTCAACAATTGCTAAAGTGACGGCGAAGGGCCAGACGACCATCCCGCAGGAGGTCCGCGTGGCGCTCGAGATCAAGCCAGGTGACCTGCTGCTTTGGGAGACCGACGACAAGGGCGGTGCCACGGTGCGCCGCGTCGAACCCCTCGATCTCGCCTATTTGCGGGGCGTCGAGGGCACGTTAGGCGAATGGTCGAGCCAGGAGGACGAGGCGGCCTACAGTGACCTTTGA
- a CDS encoding peptidyl-prolyl cis-trans isomerase, translating to MKKTTTVAVFLALVGPVLSERVAGQAGSQRVEGTILEQVLVKVNGEIVTKTELEQRQVAALRQLNPNLRPDSDAALQKALTEVTPQVIVDAVDELLVVQRGKELGFTMSTEQFNSILENIKKENKIESDEALTAALKQEGMTMADLRRQLERTSLVQRVQQQEVMSKLQVTDTELKAYYDGHQNEFGTTPQVTLREITVAVPVDPQGINVGKDDDAKAKAEEVRAKIIAGEPFPRLAAEYSDSGSKANGGLVGPLSRTDLSEDLQNAIAGLKDGGVTPVLRTARGYQVVKIEKLQDSTTKPFDDAKNEIADKIANDKRKVEFDKFLERLRGEAIIDWKNDDLKKAYDIGIKTLRGTVTQ from the coding sequence ATGAAGAAAACCACGACCGTGGCGGTGTTTCTGGCATTGGTGGGACCTGTCCTGAGCGAGCGGGTTGCCGGCCAGGCCGGCAGCCAGCGAGTCGAAGGAACCATCCTCGAACAGGTGCTCGTCAAGGTGAACGGCGAAATCGTTACCAAGACCGAGCTCGAGCAGAGGCAGGTTGCCGCGCTGCGGCAGTTGAATCCGAACTTGCGCCCCGACAGCGATGCGGCCTTGCAGAAGGCGCTGACCGAAGTGACGCCGCAGGTGATTGTCGATGCGGTTGACGAGCTGCTGGTCGTGCAGCGCGGCAAGGAACTCGGCTTCACGATGTCGACCGAGCAGTTCAACAGCATTCTCGAGAACATCAAGAAAGAGAACAAGATCGAGTCCGACGAGGCGCTGACCGCGGCGCTCAAGCAGGAAGGCATGACCATGGCCGACCTGCGCCGGCAGCTCGAACGCACCTCGCTCGTGCAGCGTGTGCAGCAGCAGGAAGTGATGTCGAAGCTGCAGGTCACCGACACCGAGCTCAAGGCCTACTACGACGGCCACCAGAACGAGTTCGGCACCACCCCGCAGGTGACGCTGCGCGAAATCACCGTGGCGGTGCCCGTTGATCCGCAGGGCATCAACGTCGGCAAGGACGATGACGCGAAGGCGAAGGCTGAAGAGGTGCGCGCGAAGATTATCGCCGGCGAGCCGTTCCCGCGCCTGGCCGCCGAGTACTCCGATTCGGGCTCCAAGGCCAACGGCGGCCTGGTCGGCCCGCTCAGCAGGACCGACCTCTCCGAAGACCTGCAGAACGCCATTGCCGGCCTCAAGGACGGCGGCGTGACGCCCGTGCTGCGCACCGCGCGCGGCTACCAGGTGGTGAAGATCGAGAAGCTCCAGGATTCCACCACCAAGCCGTTCGACGACGCCAAGAACGAGATTGCCGACAAGATCGCGAACGACAAGCGCAAGGTCGAGTTCGACAAGTTTCTCGAACGGCTGCGCGGCGAGGCCATCATCGACTGGAAAAACGACGACCTGAAGAAGGCCTACGACATCGGCATCAAGACCCTTCGCGGTACCGTTACGCAATAA
- a CDS encoding Dabb family protein: MIAHVVLLKLHTSLSSDDREALLEAMRVAFTGIPEIKRVRIGKRILIGRGYETQMAAHFEYAAIIEFDSEAELRVYLDHPQHQELGRRFFESADAALVYDYTLVDAEHVRDLV, from the coding sequence GTGATTGCTCATGTAGTGCTGCTGAAGCTCCACACCTCCTTGAGCTCGGACGATCGCGAAGCGCTGCTCGAAGCCATGCGCGTCGCCTTCACCGGCATCCCCGAGATCAAGCGCGTACGCATCGGCAAGCGGATCCTGATAGGCCGGGGCTATGAAACACAAATGGCCGCGCACTTTGAGTACGCGGCCATCATCGAGTTCGATTCCGAAGCGGAGCTACGCGTCTACCTGGACCACCCTCAGCATCAGGAGCTCGGCCGGCGCTTCTTCGAGTCGGCCGACGCCGCCCTCGTCTACGATTACACCCTGGTCGACGCGGAGCACGTCAGGGACTTGGTGTAG
- the dusB gene encoding tRNA dihydrouridine synthase DusB, with protein MKIGNIELDSPFVVSPMAGMTDTAFRRLVKRQGGCGLVVSEMVSSEGLIRGIDRTLEYAEYTEEERPVSIQIFGGEPAKMAEAARVVEAMGANIVDVNMGCPVPKIAKHNAGCSLMREPQHAAEIIAAMTRAVKIPVTVKMRKGWDDGEVNAPELAKRVEAAGAAAIAVHGRTAKQSYSGSADWDVVAGIARSVSIPVFGSGDCVEPEDIVTRMQSGVSGVFVGRGVLRNPWILAQARDLMAGRPARQITDEERGQFLLDYMQLLLADEKGEQEGFRHLVVQSTPPRAEASKERWVVNKLRALCTWYTKGFEGGGQFRIGINSAKSIAEVETLIDNFFRCGVRL; from the coding sequence ATGAAGATCGGCAACATCGAACTCGACTCACCGTTTGTCGTCTCGCCCATGGCGGGCATGACCGACACGGCGTTTCGCCGCCTGGTCAAGCGCCAGGGCGGCTGCGGGCTCGTGGTGTCGGAAATGGTCAGCAGCGAGGGCCTGATTCGCGGCATCGATCGCACGCTCGAGTACGCCGAGTACACCGAAGAAGAGCGTCCGGTCTCCATCCAGATTTTCGGCGGCGAGCCCGCGAAAATGGCCGAGGCCGCGCGCGTCGTAGAAGCCATGGGCGCGAACATCGTGGACGTGAACATGGGCTGCCCCGTCCCCAAAATCGCCAAGCACAACGCCGGCTGCAGCCTGATGCGCGAACCGCAGCACGCCGCCGAGATCATTGCCGCCATGACGCGCGCGGTGAAGATCCCCGTCACCGTCAAGATGCGCAAGGGGTGGGACGATGGGGAGGTGAACGCGCCGGAGTTGGCAAAGCGCGTGGAAGCGGCGGGGGCGGCGGCGATTGCTGTGCACGGGCGCACCGCGAAGCAAAGCTACAGCGGTTCCGCCGACTGGGACGTCGTTGCCGGCATTGCCCGCTCGGTCAGTATTCCGGTGTTCGGGTCGGGTGATTGCGTCGAGCCCGAAGACATCGTGACCCGCATGCAGAGTGGCGTGAGCGGCGTCTTCGTGGGCCGCGGCGTGCTGCGCAACCCGTGGATTCTCGCCCAGGCGCGCGACCTGATGGCCGGGCGCCCGGCCCGCCAGATCACGGACGAAGAGCGCGGCCAGTTCCTGCTCGACTACATGCAGTTGCTGCTGGCCGACGAGAAGGGCGAGCAGGAGGGGTTTCGCCACCTGGTGGTGCAATCGACTCCGCCGCGGGCCGAGGCCAGCAAGGAACGGTGGGTGGTCAACAAACTGCGCGCGCTGTGCACGTGGTACACCAAGGGCTTCGAGGGCGGCGGGCAGTTCCGCATCGGCATCAACTCGGCGAAGTCGATCGCCGAAGTCGAAACGCTCATCGACAACTTCTTCAGATGTGGTGTCCGCCTTTAG
- a CDS encoding UpxY family transcription antiterminator: MDPSWFALWTRSRHEKQVRDQLLKKSVEVFLPTIGKWSHWKDRKKKIDWPLFPGYVFARFVPDERIGVLKVDGVVQIISNNGMLSSIPDEEIESIRTLVESELAYDPVPLIKEGDMVKVTHGPLRGVVGRLVRKGAHARLVLSVDLIGQAVAVEVDASDVKPY; this comes from the coding sequence GTGGATCCCAGTTGGTTCGCGCTGTGGACGCGGTCGCGGCACGAGAAACAGGTCCGCGACCAGCTCCTCAAGAAATCCGTTGAGGTCTTCCTGCCGACCATCGGCAAGTGGAGCCACTGGAAAGATCGCAAGAAGAAGATCGACTGGCCGTTGTTCCCCGGCTACGTTTTCGCCCGCTTCGTCCCCGACGAACGCATCGGCGTCCTGAAGGTTGACGGCGTCGTCCAGATCATCAGCAACAACGGGATGTTGTCGTCGATCCCGGATGAGGAAATCGAGAGCATCCGCACGCTGGTCGAAAGCGAGTTGGCGTACGATCCCGTTCCGCTGATCAAGGAAGGGGACATGGTGAAGGTCACGCACGGCCCGCTGCGCGGCGTGGTCGGCCGCCTGGTCCGCAAGGGCGCCCACGCGCGGCTCGTGCTCTCGGTGGATTTGATTGGCCAGGCCGTGGCTGTCGAAGTCGACGCGTCGGATGTCAAACCGTACTGA
- the pgl gene encoding 6-phosphogluconolactonase has product MELVVARIDELRPRLTEAFERWAGSTSAQGATADKEDVGGATRTCALSGGTTALIFLGALKNANVDWSRISLFWADERAVPPEDPDSNYGVAQRMLLDPLGDKAPKAFRMAFDASLDRPGMSSLGTAAMKYDAVLARELKSGGLDLALLGVGEDGHICSLFPGHRALMVDDLRVVAVEDAPKPPPRRLTLSLPFVLRTKKVWLIAVGPRKLPVLQAALSRTQRTTPVDLLLQQAKDVTVFTDQVIRRS; this is encoded by the coding sequence ATGGAGTTGGTGGTCGCCCGGATCGACGAGTTGCGCCCGCGTCTGACCGAGGCGTTCGAACGCTGGGCTGGTTCCACCTCCGCGCAGGGCGCTACGGCGGACAAGGAAGATGTGGGGGGTGCCACGCGCACGTGCGCTCTATCTGGTGGGACCACCGCGCTGATCTTCCTGGGCGCCCTGAAAAACGCCAACGTGGACTGGTCGCGCATCTCGCTGTTCTGGGCGGACGAGCGCGCCGTGCCGCCCGAAGACCCCGACAGTAACTACGGCGTCGCCCAGCGGATGCTGCTGGACCCGCTCGGCGACAAGGCCCCGAAAGCGTTTCGGATGGCCTTTGATGCCTCGCTCGACCGCCCCGGCATGTCGAGCCTGGGCACCGCCGCCATGAAGTACGACGCCGTCCTCGCGCGCGAGCTGAAGAGCGGCGGCCTCGACCTGGCGCTGCTGGGCGTCGGCGAAGACGGCCACATCTGCTCGCTCTTCCCAGGCCATCGCGCCCTGATGGTCGACGACCTGCGCGTGGTCGCCGTCGAAGACGCGCCTAAGCCCCCACCGCGCCGGCTCACCTTGTCGCTGCCGTTCGTGCTGCGCACCAAGAAGGTCTGGCTGATCGCCGTCGGTCCGCGCAAGCTGCCCGTGCTGCAAGCCGCGTTGTCGCGCACACAGCGCACGACGCCGGTGGATTTGTTGCTGCAGCAGGCGAAGGATGTGACGGTATTCACGGACCAGGTGATCCGACGCAGCTGA
- a CDS encoding GDP-L-fucose synthase, with translation MAEMTPNSRVFVAGHRGLVGSAVVRRLEHLGYTTILTATRDQLDLRDQAAVNYWFRANRPEFIYLVAGTVGGIMANQTRPAEFIYDNMMIHATVVHSAHLFGAKKLLYLGSSCIYPRNAPQPMPEEALLTGVLEPTNESYAIAKIAGIKLCQAYRTQYGSDFISAMPTNLYGPRDNFDLTSSHVLPAMIRKFHGAKVEGRKDVTIWGTGSPRREFLHVDDLADACVFLMQRYSDAMHLNVGTGEEISIADLASLVCRIVHPTATIVYDTTKPDGTPRKLLDVSRLHALGWRHRTSLGEGIEGTYDWFLQHHAQARGVTQSA, from the coding sequence ATGGCAGAGATGACACCCAATTCGCGAGTGTTCGTGGCAGGCCACCGCGGCCTGGTGGGATCGGCCGTCGTCCGCCGTCTCGAACACCTCGGCTACACCACCATCCTGACCGCGACGCGCGACCAACTGGACCTGCGCGACCAGGCGGCGGTGAACTACTGGTTCCGCGCCAACCGCCCCGAGTTCATCTACCTGGTCGCCGGCACGGTGGGCGGGATCATGGCCAACCAGACGCGGCCCGCAGAGTTCATCTACGACAACATGATGATTCACGCCACGGTGGTGCACTCGGCACACCTGTTCGGCGCGAAGAAACTGCTGTATCTCGGCAGCTCGTGCATCTACCCACGCAACGCTCCGCAGCCCATGCCCGAAGAAGCACTGCTGACCGGGGTGCTCGAGCCTACCAACGAGTCGTACGCGATCGCGAAGATCGCCGGCATCAAGCTGTGCCAGGCGTACCGCACGCAGTACGGCAGCGACTTCATCTCGGCCATGCCGACGAACCTGTATGGGCCGAGGGACAACTTCGACCTGACCAGCTCGCACGTGCTGCCGGCAATGATCCGAAAGTTCCACGGCGCAAAAGTGGAAGGGCGCAAGGACGTGACGATCTGGGGCACCGGCTCGCCGCGTCGCGAGTTCCTGCACGTGGATGACCTGGCCGACGCCTGCGTGTTCCTGATGCAACGCTACAGCGACGCCATGCACCTGAACGTCGGCACCGGCGAGGAAATCTCCATCGCCGACCTCGCCAGCCTCGTCTGCCGCATCGTCCACCCTACCGCCACCATCGTCTACGACACGACCAAGCCCGACGGGACCCCGCGGAAGCTTTTGGACGTCTCACGGTTGCACGCGCTGGGGTGGCGCCATCGCACGTCGCTTGGCGAAGGCATTGAAGGCACTTACGATTGGTTTCTGCAACACCACGCACAGGCAAGGGGAGTAACGCAAAGTGCCTAA
- the mfd gene encoding transcription-repair coupling factor, with product MSSAPSLALRSLLISVLGQSGLSTPSRRISGATPPVRAMAVAAAARGLRDGVVLHVVPNDADIETAVSDIRFFLGALEGSADAMVEQQVLPFPSPQVDPYRGFQPHLKVASARARALHALSTSKARVIVASASALLPRLTDPTVLLLASYEITPGIDIDPQALANTLVAGGYEPADPVDAHGEFARRGGILDIYPAGDDLPVRIEFIGDTVESIRRFDPSTQRSVETLDRFGLVPVREADGRTATVFDYVRATRDHSIFVAEPADVQKQIETAWEQLQTSYADAVERSAKGAAVLKAQPSELMVSWPEVESALSGASIIEELGLDDDAAAGTEVPALRTQLSVQPVASFHGRIADWVADVRAALERGDRVVFVAGTHGRAERTVELLRDYDVRAVMATEAGDVVSGAVLVAEGWLSRGFSIRTGTDEATAKAVALRMYVETDIFEEERRKGAQGRKRSLAATFLSDLRDLKVKDLIVHVDHGIGQFIGLKQISVGGGDIVQEFLELQYHGDAKLFVPVERLDLIQKYTGAASQPLDRLGGQTWEKAKSKVKKAMRDMAEELLKLYAARKAVPGHAFSADTHWQEEFEGAFEFDLTVDQATAVADIKRDMESPTPMDRLLCGDVGYGKTEVAMRAAFKAVMDGKQVAFLAPTTVLAAQHLKTLTERFAAFPAKIDMVSRFRTKLEIKETLEALAAGRLDVIVGTHRLLSKDVQFKDLGLLVVDEEQRFGVAHKERIKQMRKKVDVLTMTATPIPRTLNMSLVGIRDMSVIETPPKDRLSIQTNVVKFDSAVITRAIRAELARGGQVFFVHNRVESIYSMGNLIQRLVPEARVVVGHGQMAEDTLEKAMLDFMTHKCDVLLSTTIVENGLDIPNANTIVINRADRYGLSQLYQLRGRVGRSDRAAYAYLLIPPEEALSPVARKRLAAMKEFSDLGSGFRVAALDLEIRGAGNLLGGEQSGTIDAVGFEMYMKLLEETIRELKGEDLEDDVRATVNLKVDFRLDDQYVPDMNQRLMIYRRMAGARSEEEIAKNVDEVRDRYGPPPTAVLNLADFARIRVLADNLGIETVDRDGPLVVFKFREKAKVDPMRLIGMVQERANLTLLPPSTVKLDLRAAPLQPGGQSLSGGNRPSGGQSSSGTGPKAQAPGPKPILKPKRAPAWWTARATAGEVTPGFTKAEILKTAPEDPRAPDGVLARVTEFLEDLREP from the coding sequence CTTCTTCCTGGGCGCGCTCGAAGGCTCGGCGGATGCCATGGTCGAACAGCAGGTACTGCCGTTCCCTTCACCCCAGGTTGATCCCTATCGCGGCTTCCAGCCGCACCTCAAGGTTGCGTCCGCCCGCGCCAGGGCGCTGCATGCCCTTTCCACGTCGAAGGCCCGCGTCATCGTGGCGTCGGCGTCGGCCCTGCTGCCGCGGCTGACCGACCCGACGGTCCTACTGCTCGCATCGTACGAGATCACGCCGGGCATCGACATCGATCCGCAGGCGCTGGCCAACACCCTGGTGGCCGGCGGCTACGAGCCGGCGGATCCAGTGGATGCGCACGGCGAGTTCGCGCGGCGCGGCGGCATTCTCGACATTTACCCGGCCGGCGACGACCTGCCGGTTCGCATCGAGTTCATTGGCGACACGGTCGAGTCGATCCGCCGTTTCGACCCCAGCACGCAGCGGTCGGTCGAAACGCTCGACCGCTTCGGCCTGGTGCCGGTGCGCGAAGCAGACGGCCGCACCGCCACGGTGTTCGACTACGTCCGCGCCACGCGCGACCACAGCATCTTCGTGGCCGAACCCGCCGATGTGCAGAAGCAGATCGAGACGGCGTGGGAACAGCTGCAGACTTCGTACGCGGATGCGGTAGAGCGTTCGGCGAAGGGCGCCGCGGTGCTCAAGGCGCAGCCGTCGGAATTGATGGTCTCATGGCCGGAAGTCGAGTCCGCCCTTTCCGGTGCGAGCATCATCGAGGAGCTGGGCCTGGACGACGACGCTGCGGCGGGGACTGAAGTCCCCGCCCTCCGAACGCAGCTATCGGTGCAGCCGGTGGCGTCGTTCCATGGACGCATTGCCGATTGGGTGGCGGACGTCCGCGCGGCGCTCGAGCGCGGGGATCGCGTGGTGTTCGTGGCCGGCACGCACGGCCGCGCCGAGCGAACCGTGGAGCTGCTGCGCGACTACGACGTCCGCGCGGTGATGGCCACCGAGGCAGGGGACGTCGTTTCCGGCGCGGTGCTGGTCGCCGAAGGATGGCTGTCGCGCGGGTTCTCGATTCGGACGGGCACCGACGAGGCGACGGCTAAAGCCGTCGCCCTCCGGATGTATGTCGAGACCGACATTTTCGAAGAGGAGCGGCGCAAGGGTGCCCAGGGCCGCAAGCGCTCGCTGGCCGCGACGTTCCTTTCGGACCTGCGCGACCTCAAGGTCAAGGACCTGATCGTCCACGTCGACCACGGCATTGGCCAGTTCATCGGCCTCAAGCAAATCTCCGTCGGCGGCGGCGACATCGTCCAGGAATTCCTGGAACTCCAGTATCACGGCGACGCCAAGCTGTTTGTGCCGGTCGAACGCCTCGACCTGATCCAGAAGTACACCGGCGCGGCGAGCCAGCCGCTGGATCGGCTGGGCGGCCAGACCTGGGAGAAGGCCAAGAGCAAGGTCAAGAAGGCCATGCGCGACATGGCCGAAGAGCTGCTCAAGCTCTATGCCGCGCGCAAGGCGGTGCCGGGCCACGCGTTCAGCGCCGACACGCACTGGCAGGAGGAGTTCGAAGGCGCCTTCGAGTTCGATCTCACTGTCGATCAGGCCACGGCGGTCGCCGACATCAAGCGCGACATGGAATCGCCCACGCCCATGGACCGCCTGCTGTGCGGCGACGTCGGCTACGGCAAGACCGAAGTGGCCATGCGCGCGGCGTTCAAGGCGGTGATGGACGGCAAGCAGGTGGCGTTCCTGGCGCCGACGACGGTGCTCGCGGCGCAGCATTTGAAGACGCTGACCGAGCGATTCGCGGCGTTCCCGGCGAAGATCGACATGGTCAGCCGCTTCCGCACCAAGCTCGAGATCAAGGAAACCCTCGAGGCCCTGGCTGCCGGACGCCTCGACGTGATCGTCGGCACCCACCGTCTGCTGTCGAAAGACGTGCAGTTCAAGGATCTCGGCTTGCTCGTCGTGGACGAGGAGCAGCGGTTTGGCGTGGCGCACAAGGAGCGCATCAAGCAGATGCGCAAGAAGGTGGACGTCCTCACCATGACGGCGACACCTATCCCGCGAACCCTGAACATGTCGCTGGTCGGCATTCGCGACATGTCGGTGATCGAGACGCCGCCGAAGGATCGCCTGTCGATCCAGACCAACGTGGTGAAATTCGACTCCGCGGTGATCACCCGCGCCATCCGCGCCGAGCTGGCGCGCGGCGGCCAGGTGTTCTTCGTTCACAACCGCGTCGAGTCGATCTACTCCATGGGCAACCTGATTCAGCGCCTGGTGCCCGAGGCGCGCGTGGTGGTGGGTCACGGCCAGATGGCCGAGGACACGCTCGAAAAGGCCATGCTCGACTTCATGACCCACAAGTGCGACGTCCTGCTCTCAACGACCATCGTCGAAAACGGCCTCGACATCCCCAACGCGAACACCATCGTGATCAACCGCGCGGATCGGTACGGCCTGTCGCAGCTCTATCAGTTGCGCGGACGCGTCGGCCGCAGCGATCGCGCCGCGTATGCCTACCTGCTGATCCCGCCTGAAGAGGCGCTGTCGCCGGTGGCCCGCAAGCGGCTGGCCGCCATGAAGGAGTTCAGCGATTTGGGCAGCGGCTTCCGCGTGGCGGCGCTCGACCTCGAGATTCGCGGCGCCGGCAACCTGCTGGGCGGCGAGCAAAGCGGCACCATCGACGCGGTCGGCTTCGAGATGTACATGAAGCTGCTCGAAGAGACCATCCGCGAGCTGAAGGGCGAGGATCTCGAAGACGATGTGCGGGCGACGGTCAACCTGAAGGTGGACTTCCGCCTGGACGACCAGTACGTGCCCGACATGAACCAGCGCCTGATGATTTACCGGCGCATGGCCGGCGCGCGCTCCGAAGAGGAGATTGCGAAGAACGTGGACGAGGTGCGCGACCGCTACGGCCCGCCGCCCACGGCCGTGCTGAACCTCGCCGACTTCGCGCGCATCCGGGTGCTGGCCGACAACCTCGGCATCGAGACCGTGGACCGCGACGGTCCGCTCGTGGTGTTCAAGTTCCGCGAGAAGGCCAAGGTGGACCCGATGCGCCTGATCGGGATGGTGCAGGAACGTGCAAATCTGACGCTATTGCCGCCCAGCACTGTGAAACTTGACCTTCGGGCGGCACCGCTCCAGCCGGGAGGGCAAAGCTTGTCGGGAGGGAACCGCCCGTCGGGAGGGCAATCCTCGTCGGGAACCGGGCCCAAGGCCCAAGCCCCAGGCCCCAAGCCCATCTTGAAGCCCAAGCGTGCGCCGGCCTGGTGGACGGCCAGAGCTACTGCCGGGGAGGTGACCCCCGGCTTTACCAAGGCCGAGATCCTGAAGACGGCCCCCGAAGACCCCCGGGCGCCGGACGGAGTCTTAGCTAGGGTGACGGAGTTTCTTGAGGACTTACGCGAACCGTAA